One window of uncultured Trichococcus sp. genomic DNA carries:
- a CDS encoding HAD family phosphatase: MLEAVLFDMDGVIIDTEPFFLRSESMLLKEFGVDTELEYHFRYQGTTHEYMWETMKNEFDLDAPVGELVERANVIRNRLMEEDGLQPIPGVIPFIARLHEAGVPLAIASSSPLTDIHKAVKSLDIEKYFSYFVSGESVAHSKPAPDIFLDAAENLKANPEKCVVIEDSKNGVASAHAAGCKCIGFRNLDFPPQDLSLATVIVTGFSDLDADYCKALID, translated from the coding sequence ATGTTGGAAGCCGTTTTATTTGATATGGATGGTGTCATCATCGATACGGAACCATTCTTTTTGCGATCAGAAAGTATGTTATTGAAGGAATTTGGAGTGGACACCGAGTTGGAGTACCATTTCCGCTACCAAGGAACGACGCATGAGTATATGTGGGAAACAATGAAAAATGAATTCGATTTGGATGCTCCTGTCGGAGAATTGGTGGAGCGGGCGAACGTCATCCGGAACCGTCTGATGGAAGAAGATGGCCTGCAACCGATTCCGGGTGTGATCCCATTCATTGCACGTCTGCATGAAGCGGGTGTTCCATTGGCGATTGCCTCTTCCTCTCCGTTGACGGATATCCATAAGGCTGTAAAATCATTGGATATCGAAAAATATTTCAGCTATTTCGTTTCGGGGGAGAGCGTTGCGCACTCCAAGCCCGCGCCGGATATTTTCCTGGATGCTGCCGAAAACCTGAAAGCCAATCCGGAAAAATGCGTCGTCATCGAGGACTCCAAAAACGGGGTTGCCTCTGCACATGCGGCCGGTTGCAAATGCATCGGTTTCCGCAATCTCGACTTCCCGCCGCAGGATCTGTCTTTGGCAACCGTCATCGTCACCGGTTTTTCGGATCTCGATGCTGATTACTGCAAAGCTCTGATCGATTAA
- the tnpA gene encoding IS200/IS605 family transposase: MSQDKNSLAHTTWNCKYHIVFAPKYRRQAIYGKIKQDIGVILRQLCERKGVEIIEATACVDHIHMLVSIPPKISVSSFVGYLKGKSSLMIFDRHSNLKYRYGNRKFWCTGYYVDTVGRNKKAIQEYIRNQIQDDIVAEQLSLLEYTDPFTGEEVRKSKKKK; encoded by the coding sequence ATGTCTCAAGACAAAAATAGTTTAGCACATACCACTTGGAATTGTAAGTATCACATAGTTTTTGCGCCCAAATACCGGAGGCAAGCAATCTACGGAAAGATAAAACAAGATATAGGAGTCATACTAAGGCAGTTATGCGAAAGAAAAGGTGTAGAAATAATCGAAGCCACTGCTTGTGTGGATCATATACACATGTTGGTAAGCATACCGCCCAAGATAAGTGTCTCATCGTTTGTCGGCTATCTAAAAGGTAAAAGTAGCCTCATGATATTTGATAGGCACTCCAACCTGAAATATCGCTATGGGAATCGCAAATTCTGGTGTACAGGATATTATGTCGATACAGTCGGGAGAAACAAGAAGGCAATTCAAGAATATATACGCAACCAAATTCAAGATGATATAGTCGCAGAACAATTAAGCCTATTAGAGTACACGGATCCATTTACAGGCGAAGAAGTTCGTAAGAGTAAAAAGAAAAAATAA
- a CDS encoding CsbD family protein has protein sequence MDSGMGDKLKGMKDKVVGKIKEEYGDLVDDPEKELEGKLQQARGEAVEKAGEIKEDISDKVDELADKANDKIDEWKK, from the coding sequence ATGGATTCAGGTATGGGCGATAAATTAAAAGGCATGAAGGACAAAGTTGTCGGCAAAATCAAAGAGGAATACGGCGACCTAGTGGACGACCCCGAAAAAGAACTCGAAGGAAAACTCCAACAGGCACGCGGTGAAGCAGTCGAAAAAGCGGGCGAAATCAAAGAAGACATCAGCGACAAAGTTGATGAGTTAGCAGACAAAGCAAATGATAAAATCGATGAGTGGAAAAAATAA
- the rimI gene encoding ribosomal protein S18-alanine N-acetyltransferase, with the protein MKEWIHRFKSVYKEIQADVLAKFLSKRVPSDEETYLLRNQLPVRLMVGRKQHIPDILYIERMSYAGATPWGRTALENDMLQNPKSLYYVLYEGYSPIAFLGARLDGKDIHITNLAVVPEFQQIGAATLLLRVLEGFADEKGVSSISLEVRISNHRAKALYAKMGFLPERIKQHYYHGDGEDALEMVWPLAGKQLEEKEDVHATHV; encoded by the coding sequence TTGAAAGAGTGGATTCATCGATTTAAATCCGTGTACAAGGAAATTCAAGCAGATGTTCTGGCTAAATTCCTTTCAAAGCGCGTTCCCTCCGATGAGGAAACCTATTTGCTGCGCAATCAGCTGCCCGTCAGATTGATGGTCGGCAGGAAACAGCATATTCCGGATATTCTCTATATCGAGCGGATGAGCTATGCTGGCGCGACCCCTTGGGGAAGGACGGCATTGGAGAATGATATGCTGCAGAATCCCAAGTCGCTGTATTACGTTTTGTATGAAGGGTATTCGCCTATTGCTTTTTTGGGTGCCAGGTTGGATGGGAAAGATATCCATATCACGAATTTGGCGGTTGTGCCCGAATTTCAGCAGATCGGGGCGGCTACTTTGTTATTGCGGGTGCTGGAAGGTTTTGCGGACGAAAAAGGGGTCTCCAGCATCAGTCTGGAAGTGCGGATTTCAAACCACAGAGCGAAGGCCTTGTACGCGAAAATGGGTTTTCTGCCGGAGCGGATCAAACAGCATTATTATCACGGCGATGGCGAAGACGCTTTGGAGATGGTATGGCCCTTAGCGGGAAAACAATTGGAAGAAAAGGAAGATGTTCATGCAACGCACGTTTGA
- the rimI gene encoding ribosomal protein S18-alanine N-acetyltransferase, with the protein MQRTFEICDLKADADKLEQHAQALYELTLLANEGHSSWKASSFLSELKDNHSLYAGCMEENKLVGYICCMAVVDEASINNFAVAPGHQAKGIGTKLLQEMIALLKKKGMERLWLEVRVSNEAAYSLYKKIGFTEIFRRKDYYQNPIEDAYIMELALISENKEEAEV; encoded by the coding sequence ATGCAACGCACGTTTGAAATCTGCGACCTGAAGGCGGACGCAGACAAGTTGGAACAACATGCACAGGCTTTGTACGAACTTACATTGCTGGCCAATGAGGGGCATTCCAGTTGGAAAGCTTCCTCGTTCCTGTCTGAACTGAAGGATAATCATTCTCTTTATGCAGGCTGCATGGAAGAAAACAAGCTGGTTGGCTATATTTGTTGCATGGCGGTTGTCGATGAGGCGTCGATCAACAATTTTGCGGTAGCGCCTGGTCATCAGGCAAAAGGGATCGGAACAAAATTGTTGCAGGAAATGATTGCCTTGCTGAAAAAAAAGGGCATGGAACGGCTTTGGCTTGAAGTCCGTGTCTCTAACGAAGCTGCCTATAGCCTGTACAAAAAAATAGGCTTTACGGAAATATTCCGAAGAAAAGATTATTACCAGAATCCGATAGAGGATGCCTACATCATGGAATTGGCGCTGATATCGGAAAACAAAGAGGAGGCGGAAGTCTGA
- the tsaB gene encoding tRNA (adenosine(37)-N6)-threonylcarbamoyltransferase complex dimerization subunit type 1 TsaB, with protein sequence MKTLAIESSNQTMSAAVCENGRLLAEVTTNGNLQHSTQLMPAVDHVMQLAGWKPADLERIAVAKGPGSYTGVRIGATIAKTLAWTLAIPLVPISSLKVIAGNCEGAAHKIVPLIDARRGNCYTAVYQFEDNLLMERIADTHAASEEWFQRLLAEEGTYLFVGEDVSKYRERISELFKERALFAGESQALPRASVLATLSESGTAEDPHIFVPAYLKNPEAEEKWEEQHHSNRREDYVERVDSSI encoded by the coding sequence ATGAAAACATTAGCCATTGAATCCTCAAACCAGACCATGAGCGCGGCAGTGTGCGAAAACGGCCGTTTGCTCGCAGAAGTAACCACCAACGGAAATCTTCAGCACAGCACCCAGTTGATGCCCGCAGTCGATCATGTCATGCAGCTTGCCGGATGGAAGCCTGCCGATTTGGAACGCATCGCAGTCGCGAAGGGGCCGGGATCGTACACAGGGGTCAGGATTGGAGCGACCATCGCTAAAACCTTGGCGTGGACATTGGCGATTCCGCTAGTGCCGATTTCCAGCCTGAAGGTTATCGCCGGCAATTGTGAAGGGGCAGCGCACAAAATTGTGCCTTTGATTGACGCGCGCCGGGGAAACTGTTACACAGCTGTTTATCAATTCGAGGACAATTTGTTGATGGAACGGATTGCCGACACCCATGCAGCCAGTGAAGAGTGGTTCCAGCGTTTGTTGGCGGAAGAAGGCACCTATCTGTTCGTTGGAGAGGATGTAAGCAAATACCGCGAGCGCATCAGTGAATTGTTCAAGGAGCGCGCGCTGTTTGCGGGAGAATCACAGGCTTTGCCGCGGGCGAGCGTTCTGGCGACACTTTCGGAATCCGGAACAGCAGAGGATCCGCACATCTTTGTGCCGGCCTACTTGAAAAACCCGGAAGCTGAAGAAAAATGGGAAGAACAGCATCACAGTAATCGGAGGGAAGACTACGTTGAAAGAGTGGATTCATCGATTTAA
- the tsaD gene encoding tRNA (adenosine(37)-N6)-threonylcarbamoyltransferase complex transferase subunit TsaD: MTETDVTILAIESSCDETSVAVVKNGNTVLSNVVASQIKSHMRFGGVVPEVASRHHVEQITQIVEAALSEAQVTFDAIDAVAVTHGPGLVGSLLIGVSAAKALAFAHQKPLIPVNHMAGHIYANQLVTPMRYPLLSLVVSGGHTELVYMEKDGSFDIIGETRDDAAGEAYDKIGRILGLPYPGGKKMDEMAHQGKETMHFPRAMIKEDNYDFSFSGLKSSVINTVHNARQKGDDINPYDLAASFQASVVDVLVHKTVRAAKEKHIKQLLLAGGVAANRGLREALSAKMAMEHPEVEVVIPPLSLCGDNAAMIGAAAYTEYRQKHFAGYDLNAHPGLVLGE, translated from the coding sequence ATGACGGAGACAGATGTGACCATACTCGCGATTGAGAGCAGTTGCGATGAAACAAGTGTAGCTGTGGTGAAAAACGGAAATACGGTCCTTTCGAATGTGGTCGCTTCCCAGATCAAAAGCCATATGCGCTTTGGCGGTGTCGTGCCGGAAGTGGCGAGCCGTCATCATGTCGAGCAGATCACCCAAATCGTGGAAGCGGCATTGAGTGAGGCACAGGTCACTTTCGATGCCATCGATGCGGTTGCGGTAACGCATGGCCCGGGGTTGGTAGGATCGTTGCTGATCGGCGTCAGTGCGGCGAAAGCCCTGGCTTTTGCGCATCAGAAACCGCTCATTCCGGTCAATCATATGGCCGGCCATATTTATGCGAATCAGTTGGTGACGCCGATGCGCTATCCATTGCTGTCTCTGGTGGTCAGTGGAGGGCATACGGAATTGGTGTATATGGAAAAGGATGGCTCTTTCGACATCATCGGTGAAACGCGGGATGATGCTGCGGGGGAAGCTTACGACAAGATCGGCCGTATTTTGGGCTTGCCTTATCCAGGCGGGAAAAAAATGGATGAAATGGCTCACCAGGGCAAAGAGACGATGCATTTTCCGCGCGCTATGATCAAGGAAGACAATTACGATTTCAGCTTCAGCGGATTGAAAAGTTCCGTCATCAATACCGTCCACAATGCGCGCCAAAAAGGTGACGATATCAATCCCTACGATTTGGCCGCCAGTTTCCAGGCGAGTGTCGTGGATGTTCTGGTGCATAAGACGGTGCGCGCAGCCAAAGAAAAGCACATCAAGCAGCTGCTGTTGGCCGGCGGAGTAGCCGCCAACAGAGGGTTACGCGAAGCTTTGTCCGCAAAAATGGCAATGGAGCATCCGGAAGTCGAGGTCGTCATTCCGCCATTGTCGCTTTGCGGGGATAATGCGGCGATGATCGGGGCTGCAGCCTACACCGAATACCGACAAAAACATTTTGCCGGATACGATCTGAATGCACATCCCGGATTGGTGCTGGGAGAATAA
- a CDS encoding LacI family DNA-binding transcriptional regulator: protein MATMKDIAERAGVSTATVSRVLNHDETLSVGKETKDRIFAAAKELNYTKTKKKKSREKILLLQWYTQEEELDDLYYQGIRLGAEERAEAEGYDVLRVFHDVNFEIEKDVIGIVAIGKFGERQVQRLMDFGKPLCFIDSDQFKWKQDCVIVDFASAMEQVIAEMDRGEHTKIGFLEGKELTNDKEMLVRDLRSELFLAELRKRGWYRDKYHRSGSFSTSSGYEMMNQLLRDNPEQLPTFLFAENDAIAIGALRALQEADIAVPDQISVVGFNDSNVAKYVYPPLSTIRVDTREMGNTGVSLLLDRIAYPRKIAKKISLSTEWVKRASTK from the coding sequence ATGGCGACCATGAAGGACATCGCCGAAAGGGCAGGGGTCTCGACTGCGACAGTTTCGCGCGTGCTGAACCACGATGAGACGCTTTCTGTCGGGAAGGAAACGAAGGATCGGATTTTCGCAGCCGCAAAAGAGCTGAATTATACCAAAACGAAAAAAAAGAAAAGCAGGGAAAAAATCCTGCTGCTGCAATGGTACACCCAGGAGGAAGAGTTGGATGACCTCTATTATCAAGGCATCCGTTTAGGGGCCGAGGAACGCGCCGAAGCCGAAGGGTACGATGTCTTGCGCGTTTTCCATGATGTGAACTTTGAAATCGAAAAGGACGTCATCGGCATCGTGGCAATCGGCAAGTTTGGGGAGCGTCAAGTCCAACGGCTGATGGATTTCGGGAAACCATTGTGCTTCATCGACTCGGATCAGTTCAAATGGAAACAGGATTGCGTCATTGTCGATTTTGCATCGGCAATGGAACAAGTCATTGCCGAAATGGACAGAGGCGAACATACCAAAATCGGCTTTTTGGAAGGCAAAGAGCTGACGAACGACAAAGAGATGCTGGTCCGCGATCTGCGGTCGGAACTGTTTCTGGCCGAACTGCGCAAGCGGGGTTGGTACCGGGACAAGTATCACCGCAGTGGGAGTTTCAGCACTTCTTCGGGATACGAGATGATGAATCAGTTGCTCAGAGATAATCCGGAACAATTGCCGACATTCCTGTTTGCCGAAAACGATGCGATCGCCATAGGGGCTTTGCGGGCACTGCAGGAAGCGGATATTGCGGTACCGGATCAAATATCGGTAGTCGGATTCAACGACAGCAATGTCGCCAAATACGTCTATCCGCCGTTATCGACCATCCGTGTCGACACGCGCGAGATGGGCAACACAGGCGTATCCTTGTTGCTGGACCGCATCGCCTATCCGCGGAAAATAGCCAAGAAAATCAGCTTGTCAACTGAATGGGTCAAGCGCGCATCGACAAAGTGA